In Lolium rigidum isolate FL_2022 chromosome 7, APGP_CSIRO_Lrig_0.1, whole genome shotgun sequence, the DNA window CCTCCATGCTATCCTTTTCCAGTCTCTGCCTCTCCATGTCCTTTTCGATGTCCTCCCTGATGGCGTACTTGCACGCCCTCTGGCAGATCTCCGTGATGTCGGCGCCGCTGAAGCCCGCCGTGAATCTCGCAAGCGCGCCGAGGTCGACGTCCTTAGCCACGGGAGACTTCCTCAGACAGGCCTTGAAGATTTGGTGCCGAGAGGCCTCGTCCGGCAAGGGGATGTAGATGAGCTGGTCTAGGCGGCCGGGCCGGAGCAGCGCCGAGTCGATGATGTCCGGCCTGTTGGTGGCGCCTATGATGAACACCGTCTTCTTCGCGTTCATGCCGTCCATCTCGGTGAGGAGCTGGTTTAGGACCCTATCCGCTGCACCGCCGGCGTCGCCCACTCTCCCGCCCCTCTGCGTCGCGATGGAGTCAAGCTCGTCGAAGAAGAGAACGCACGGTGCAGATTGGCGCGCCTTGTCAAAGATCTCTCGCACGTTGGCCTCGCTCTCGCCGAACCACATCGTGAGCAGCTCGGGTCCCTTGATGCCGATAAAGTTGGCCTGGCATTCGTTGGCGATTGCCTTAGCGAGCAAGGTCTTGCCGCATCCCGGTGGCCCGTAGAAGAGGACGCCCTTGGAGGGCGACATGCCGAACTTCTCAAATTTCTCCGGATGCTCCACCGGGTACTGGACGGTCTCTTGCAACTCTCTCTTCACGCCGTCCAGGCCGCCGATGTCATTCCAGCTGACGTTGGGCACCTCCACGACGGTCTCGCGAAGCGCAGAAGGATTCGTACCGATGCGGGCCGTTTTAAGGTGGTCGTTGGTGACGGCCATGGAGTTCAAGATCTCGGCGTCGATGGTGTCGTCCTCCAGGTCGATCACGTCCATCTTCTCCCTGATGCATTGTAGTGCTGCCTCCGTGCAGAGCGCGGCCAAGTCAGCGCCAACGTAGCCATGCGTATCCTTGGCAACCACCTCGAGGTTGACGCCCACGTCCAGCTTCATGTTCTTCGTATGGACGCGCAGCACTTCGAGGCGCCCAACCTCGTCCGGCACTCCAATGTCGATCTCACGATCAAACCTCCCAAAGCGCCTTAGGGCAGGGTCGATGCTGTTGGGACGGTTCGTGGCACCCATAACGATGACGTGCGCCCGAGCCTTCATGCCGTCCATCAAAGTCAGAAGCTGGGACACGATGCGCCTCTCGACCTCGCCATGGGTCTTCTCCCTGTTGGGAGCGATGGAGTCAATCTCGtcgatgaagatgatggagggcGCGTTCTTCTCGGCTTCCTCGAAGGCCTTCCTCAAATTGCTCTCGCTCTCTCCGGCCATCTTAGACATGATCTCTGGACCGTTGATGCAGAAGAAGAAGGCCCCAGTCTCGTTGGCCACGGCGCGGGCGATGAGCGTCTTGCCAGAGCCAGGAGGGCCGTACAGGAGGATGCCCTTGGGCGGCTTGACGCCGATGGACTTGAAGAGCTGCGGGTGTCTGAGTGGCAGCTCAACCAGCTCCCTGATTTGCGTGAGCTGCTTGCGCATGCCGCCCACGTCATCATAGCCGACGTCATCGAGCCTCTCCTCGTCCTCCCTCTTGACGGGCTCGCCGTCGCAGAAGATCTCCGTGTCAGCCGCCACAATGCAGTACTCGTCGGCCGGATCGATCTTCATGACCTTGAACTCGACgctccgcatgccgccacgcactAGGAAGAGGTCGCCCTTGCGGAGCGGGCGGTATGCGTCCACAAAGTAGGGCTTGAGATAGGAGTCGAACAGGTTGCCGGTGACGCCCTCGATGGTGTCGTCCACCGGGAGGATGTGCACCCGCCTCCCGTACTTGGCGTCGTGGCACAGGTGCACGGACACGACGTCGGCGATGCGGACGCGCAGGTTGGATCGAACCaccttgttgatcttcatcttgtgCTCCTCGCAGGTGTCGTCGGTGAAGGCGATGCAGAGCGTGCTGCGGCGGCGCTTGCCCTTGAGCAGCACCAAGTCGCCGCGGAATATGCAGAGCCTCTCCATGGTGGCCGGGTGGAGGCTGCACATGGAGTTGTCATCGTGGgtcgcctcctccaccaccagccgGTTCGCGGCCTTCTTCGACGGCGGCGCGCTCGCCATCGCGTCCAGCGCCTGCCTCTGGCTGATCTGTGTTTGGTTCGTTCGTGCACTGgtgaggaggagagtaggggtcaGTCAGAGCCCTATATGAAGGCGCGGCCAGCAAATTCGACTCCGATTGGGGAAGGCCGCTCGCAGCTCACGTCCCAGCCTAGTTCGAATTCGGAAATAGACTCGTGTCCAATACTTAGTCCGTTCCGTCAATGGGTGTTTCTTCCTATCCTTGTGTAGTGTACTTGTACAACAGTCCGTTTGTACTACTGTACTAACTATCGCTGCCGTTTTAGTAATAACATATATTTTATGAAGCGGCTTATATTATGAAACGGAGGCAATAATACTTGAAAATAGTTTCCTTAGAATTTAACGTGCTAGACGTATTTTGTGAAAATTTATTTTACTTATGTCTAGCGAGCTGCCTACCATGCTAAATTGAAAGAACAACTGAAGAAAATATTTGCCAGGTTAAGCTATTATAAACTTTAGCAGAACAAAGCTCGGAATTATATTGATCTGAAGTAAGAAGGACAATTAGACACGGTATATTGGAGTTATGTCTGAAGTACAAATAAAAACTGAAGCACACCGATGTTCAGAACTTTTCTGTATATAACTCTCGCTGTCAATCTTTGCAAGTTCAAGTTAATAGCTCTTAGTTAAAATCTCTCGGTAGTTAAAACAACATGCATCAAGTGCTCAAGACGTCACTACAAGTTAGCACTTTCAGTCGGGGCACATGATTTTTCGGAGGCATCCATGAAGTTACAGATTGGGCTCATAGCACAAACCAGAGAACTGAGCAACACACATGTATGTTTCCACAACTTCATTTCCCTTCAGCGATTTGCCATTAGCCTCTCCCTTCCCTGTTGACAGATTGGACGATGACGTGGTGTCCCACCTTCCTGCCGCCTCAAGTCGTCCTCCATTGCCAGCCCTGTTTGTTAGCATTACACTTATACACTAAAGCTTAAGCAAGGAATCCTCTTTGTTAGTATAGTTCAGATGGTTACAATGTCTTAATTAGCGAACAAGTTTTCATTGTACTGAAAGATGCATCGTTTCATCTGCATGACATCATTTGATCCAATCATTTTGACCACCGGTATGTTTAATGAATCGATATTTTTATTCTTGATGGTGTCATTAGGAAGATATTTTTATTGTTGATGGTGTCATTAGGAAGATATTTTTGAATGGTCATTAGGAAGATATCAATCCGTCTGAGATGATTAAGCTGGTATTTAACAAAATAAAAGCTAGGTTCAGTTGACGATTAAGACTTATGTATTCAGGTGAATTTTCATTGTCGCTAGACGTAATGGAATTGCTCATAGTGGAAGCTAACTTTATATGCCCTGCTGTAGTGCTTGAAGGATCAAAAATATCTTATCAGAGAGGAAGCAATGGAAGGATCAATTTGGCAGACCAAACAAGCCACTTCCAAGAGGAAGCAACGGAAAGGGAGCAGGGGTGAATGACATACCACCATAATCATCtctcatttaatagtaaagaagatGTTCTCCTGACATGGTTTGATTTGTACTAATGAcctgaaaaatcaaatcaaacagGGTCAACCAAGTCCCATCAACATCAAGAAACTGAACATGTATTTTGAAATTATTTGACATTAATCAACGTGTGCTTGTCATCAAGAATTCATGATTCTCAACGGTTGCTAAGATTTTGATAGAatgcaatcttgctgataacaTTAAGAACCGAGTTCTCTTTTCTCACCCCATTATGTTCTACTACTTGTTTTGTAGATTTGTAGAATAGTGATAGGTTAGGAATACTCTTCGTTGATGAGTTCCTATCAGAATTCATACTTCCCCAGTTACAGTTCACAGTCACGCACTTGCAGAGTAAAGTCCACAACAGAAAGAGGCCCGAGTCCTGAAGAACAGAGTGCGGGATTTGGCCTATACAAGGATTTCAAACCACATGGCCTTAAATCTTGAAATACTGGATTTATTCACAGTGAAAACTGATACCTTGCCGGTCGACACAAGTCATTGCCGCTCCTAGGAGTAGCAGTCCTCTTACTGAACCAGCTTCTACTTTGCAGTGGTGACCTTCTAGGTAGAATCTACGGTCTGCGATCAGCCAGCATATTGTGTGCTATGCTAGTGGTCCGCTGTAATCGAACTGCAACCGACATTTCTCCTAGCAATCCTTTCATCCATCAATTTCCTAACCCTGGCAACATCCTCCCACCTAGCAGCATGTGCATAGATCCCGGCCAGGACAGAGTATACCCCGCTGTCTTGAGGGTTGAGCTCCAGCAAATGTCTCGCAGCAACCTCCGCTGCTTCCACGTTCCCGTGCATTCTACAACCCGCGAGTATACCTCCCCAGACGTAAGTGTCCCCTTCTGTTGGCATCTTCTTGACCATCTCAATCGCTTCCTCGATGAGCCCGGCTCGACCAAGCAAGTCAGCCATGCATCCATAATGCTTAAGCTCCCGAGGCACACCGTGCTTGCCCTCCATCTCGGAGAAGATCCTCTTTGCCATGTCAACCAGGCCAGCATGGCTGCAACCAATCAGTACCCCTAAGAAAGTGACTCCATCCGGTCGAACACCCTCAAGCAGCATCCGGTTGAAGTACTCGAGTGCCACTGTGCCATGCCCGTGCATTGCCAGCCCGACGATGAGCGCGTTCCAGGTGAAGACATTCCTCGCAGGACACGAATCGAAAACCTCTCGGGCAACGTCGACACGCCCACACTTTGCGTACAGATCAACGAGCCCTGTACACAAGAACACGTTTGGCCGGGGCCTGGTTTGCGTTACGTACTCGTGGACCTCTCGTCCCTTCTCTAGGGCCCCGAGCTGCGCGCAGCATGATAGGGCTGCGGCCAGCGCCACGTCGTCTGGCCTGAAACCCTCCGCCCTCATCCTGTCAAACAGCCCCATGGCCTGCTTCCAGCTTCCAACCTTTGCGCACCCGGCTACCACGGTGCCCCAGGACACGGCGTCCCGCTGCGGCATCCGCTGGAACTCCTTCATGGCAAGCCCCAGCAGGCTAGCCTTGATGTACCCGTCCATCAGAGCGTTGTAGGAGATGACGTCCGGCGCgtgcatttcgtcgaacaccctgCGCGCCGAGTCCGGG includes these proteins:
- the LOC124672151 gene encoding pentatricopeptide repeat-containing protein At5g61800-like, with protein sequence MISVLLIKVGTYSLLSCWLSILAAVAGHLSLPNPHAHTLLLIAYSRLHCARRPSTLLLFRSSLRLSLPPTRHTLPLAISVAASSRPHLPLALSLHAVAVARSLLPFPHVANALVSLYAKNALPDSARRVFDEMHAPDVISYNALMDGYIKASLLGLAMKEFQRMPQRDAVSWGTVVAGCAKVGSWKQAMGLFDRMRAEGFRPDDVALAAALSCCAQLGALEKGREVHEYVTQTRPRPNVFLCTGLVDLYAKCGRVDVAREVFDSCPARNVFTWNALIVGLAMHGHGTVALEYFNRMLLEGVRPDGVTFLGVLIGCSHAGLVDMAKRIFSEMEGKHGVPRELKHYGCMADLLGRAGLIEEAIEMVKKMPTEGDTYVWGGILAGCRMHGNVEAAEVAARHLLELNPQDSGVYSVLAGIYAHAARWEDVARVRKLMDERIARRNVGCSSITADH
- the LOC124674800 gene encoding cell division cycle protein 48 homolog; the encoded protein is MASAPPSKKAANRLVVEEATHDDNSMCSLHPATMERLCIFRGDLVLLKGKRRRSTLCIAFTDDTCEEHKMKINKVVRSNLRVRIADVVSVHLCHDAKYGRRVHILPVDDTIEGVTGNLFDSYLKPYFVDAYRPLRKGDLFLVRGGMRSVEFKVMKIDPADEYCIVAADTEIFCDGEPVKREDEERLDDVGYDDVGGMRKQLTQIRELVELPLRHPQLFKSIGVKPPKGILLYGPPGSGKTLIARAVANETGAFFFCINGPEIMSKMAGESESNLRKAFEEAEKNAPSIIFIDEIDSIAPNREKTHGEVERRIVSQLLTLMDGMKARAHVIVMGATNRPNSIDPALRRFGRFDREIDIGVPDEVGRLEVLRVHTKNMKLDVGVNLEVVAKDTHGYVGADLAALCTEAALQCIREKMDVIDLEDDTIDAEILNSMAVTNDHLKTARIGTNPSALRETVVEVPNVSWNDIGGLDGVKRELQETVQYPVEHPEKFEKFGMSPSKGVLFYGPPGCGKTLLAKAIANECQANFIGIKGPELLTMWFGESEANVREIFDKARQSAPCVLFFDELDSIATQRGGRVGDAGGAADRVLNQLLTEMDGMNAKKTVFIIGATNRPDIIDSALLRPGRLDQLIYIPLPDEASRHQIFKACLRKSPVAKDVDLGALARFTAGFSGADITEICQRACKYAIREDIEKDMERQRLEKDSMEVEAEEVAEIKAAHFEESMKFARRSVSDGDIRKYQAFAYTLQQSRGFGTEFRFPTQPQAAEAAADISAAADEDDLYN